In the genome of Nitrospira japonica, one region contains:
- a CDS encoding sigma-54-dependent transcriptional regulator, protein MPTPLASDTILVVDDDPVIRRNLRTLLESEGYRVMEADNGVAAAGMLDDPAIALVLLDLKMPGGSGLDLLRDSQDRLDERPVIVLTALGGSSAAIEAMKLGAYDYITKPFDLDEVLYTVRRALAQTALVAQVRALTSDDRDSALPDDELIGHSPEMLEVFKTIGKVAATTEPVLILGESGTGKELVANALRRNSSRAQAPFVKVNCAAIGPTLLESEFFGHERGAFTGAVARRIGRFEQANGGTLFLDEIGDLDLDLQAKLLRAIQHGQFERVGGHQTLTSDVRIIAATNRPLHAMTTEGRFREDLYYRLNVVTIEMPPLRARGEDIILLAKYLIGQLAGKYRWPQLALSPDAQQILRQQSWPGNVRELQNVLARAAILTRGRPIQPGDLRVTEPAPQGAASDSHARPSLLLKDILAETERRVIQQALEQTSWNRTHAARLLGISRRQLFDKIHEYGLEHKT, encoded by the coding sequence ATGCCGACGCCTCTTGCTTCAGACACGATTCTCGTCGTCGACGACGATCCGGTCATCCGAAGAAATCTCCGGACCCTCTTGGAATCCGAAGGGTATCGCGTCATGGAGGCGGATAACGGGGTCGCGGCCGCCGGTATGCTGGACGACCCGGCCATTGCCCTCGTGTTGCTGGACCTCAAGATGCCCGGAGGATCCGGTCTGGATTTGCTGCGGGATTCCCAGGACCGCTTGGACGAGCGCCCCGTCATCGTCCTGACGGCGCTGGGCGGGAGCAGCGCAGCGATCGAAGCCATGAAACTGGGAGCGTACGACTATATTACCAAGCCGTTCGACTTGGACGAAGTGTTGTACACCGTACGCCGCGCGCTTGCCCAAACGGCGCTGGTGGCTCAGGTGCGGGCCCTGACGAGCGACGACCGGGACTCGGCCCTCCCGGATGACGAACTCATCGGGCACAGTCCCGAGATGCTGGAGGTCTTCAAGACCATCGGAAAGGTCGCCGCGACGACGGAACCTGTCTTGATTCTTGGAGAGAGCGGAACCGGGAAAGAACTGGTCGCCAACGCTCTTCGGAGAAATTCGTCGCGCGCACAGGCGCCGTTCGTCAAGGTGAACTGCGCCGCCATCGGTCCGACCCTGCTGGAGAGCGAGTTCTTCGGCCATGAGCGCGGGGCCTTTACCGGCGCGGTGGCGAGACGGATCGGACGGTTCGAACAGGCGAACGGAGGGACGCTCTTTCTCGACGAGATCGGCGATCTGGATCTCGACCTCCAGGCCAAACTGCTGCGCGCGATCCAGCACGGGCAATTCGAGCGCGTGGGCGGCCATCAAACCCTCACCTCGGACGTCCGAATCATCGCGGCCACGAATCGCCCCCTCCACGCCATGACTACCGAGGGCCGTTTCCGGGAAGATCTCTACTATCGATTGAACGTCGTGACCATCGAGATGCCCCCGCTGCGGGCACGGGGAGAGGACATCATCCTGCTGGCGAAGTATCTGATCGGCCAGCTCGCGGGCAAGTATCGGTGGCCGCAGCTGGCATTGTCTCCGGATGCACAGCAGATTCTCCGTCAGCAATCATGGCCGGGCAACGTCCGCGAATTGCAGAACGTGCTGGCGCGAGCGGCCATCCTGACGAGGGGTCGGCCGATCCAGCCGGGTGATCTCCGCGTCACGGAGCCGGCGCCCCAGGGCGCCGCATCGGACTCTCACGCAAGGCCCTCTCTGCTCCTGAAAGACATTCTGGCGGAGACCGAGCGGCGCGTGATCCAACAGGC
- a CDS encoding response regulator — MASDGSAAILIIDGNHQDRVHYAGLLRNSSPDYEIFQAGDGKSGLERCQGRLFDCVVLELDLPDMSGFEVLRELIPLRECPGIPVVVLTRLSNDALLSAAVLYGAQACLQKQQASADLLDQAVTKSMSAVGHFRRRGAVRSSA; from the coding sequence ATGGCCAGCGACGGATCGGCTGCAATTCTGATCATTGACGGTAATCACCAGGATCGAGTGCACTATGCCGGCCTTCTCAGGAACAGCTCGCCTGACTATGAAATCTTTCAAGCCGGAGACGGGAAATCCGGTCTCGAACGCTGCCAAGGGCGGCTTTTCGACTGTGTCGTGCTCGAACTCGACTTGCCGGACATGTCCGGATTCGAAGTCTTGCGCGAGTTGATTCCCTTGCGGGAATGTCCCGGCATCCCCGTCGTCGTCCTCACGCGACTCTCCAACGATGCCCTTCTTTCAGCCGCGGTTCTTTATGGTGCGCAAGCGTGTCTTCAGAAGCAGCAGGCTTCCGCCGACCTGCTCGATCAGGCCGTGACCAAGTCCATGAGCGCCGTCGGTCACTTCAGAAGACGGGGTGCAGTGCGTTCTTCGGCGTGA
- a CDS encoding two-component system sensor histidine kinase NtrB has product MSSAWGTRIQAALAMALFLGSLGTLLYNSYAATTLPQHELQARTSLQAVSRLLADAAESVLPKSPARSPQQLDDLHAALLPVTNRVLATFSGVEGGFYLRDADRFAGYGFPTADGHHPVDVRRTDPPPLETPLIRVQALQSLSEQTPLFSVRDVGPSRVMVVTQAVGTARPAPAVTWAMLRLTGPEQLGGQLRRYQVSVGLALAGFLCSLALAFTLTRSLAGQRTAQEQLREELRRSEQLASLGKLLAGLAHEIRNPLAGIRSTVQLWQRMRDPAKMTGSLEAVVEATARLDEILTRLLHFARTEHAERRPLQVNDLVVETFRLLDAHAQDQHVVLESDLAPTLPPVTGSPSSLRQVLLNLATNALQAMPSGGTLRCRTRHDKPAGMVEVTIADTGSGVSQSDRQHLFEPFFTTRPEGTGLGLALCREILTQHGGLIELMTRQEPGATFRILLPVRER; this is encoded by the coding sequence ATGTCATCCGCATGGGGCACAAGGATACAGGCTGCGTTGGCGATGGCCCTGTTTCTGGGGTCGCTCGGCACGCTGCTGTACAATTCCTATGCGGCCACGACACTCCCTCAACATGAGTTGCAAGCCCGGACCTCCTTGCAAGCGGTCAGTCGCCTGCTGGCCGATGCCGCGGAATCCGTCCTGCCAAAATCTCCGGCACGGAGTCCGCAACAATTGGACGACCTGCACGCGGCATTGCTGCCCGTGACCAATCGAGTCCTCGCAACGTTTTCAGGCGTGGAAGGCGGCTTTTACCTCCGAGACGCCGACCGGTTCGCCGGGTACGGATTTCCGACCGCCGACGGCCATCATCCCGTAGACGTCCGCCGGACGGATCCACCGCCGCTGGAGACGCCGCTGATACGGGTTCAAGCCCTGCAAAGCCTGTCGGAGCAGACCCCCCTGTTCAGTGTCCGCGACGTGGGACCCAGCCGGGTCATGGTGGTGACGCAGGCCGTCGGCACGGCTCGTCCGGCGCCGGCGGTGACCTGGGCGATGCTTCGCCTGACCGGTCCCGAACAGCTCGGAGGCCAGCTTCGCCGCTATCAGGTATCGGTCGGTCTGGCGCTGGCCGGATTTCTCTGTTCACTGGCGCTCGCGTTCACGCTCACCCGGTCATTGGCGGGGCAGAGAACGGCCCAAGAGCAACTGCGAGAAGAGCTGCGCCGGTCGGAACAGCTCGCATCGCTTGGAAAGCTCCTCGCCGGATTGGCCCATGAAATCAGGAATCCCCTGGCCGGCATCCGTTCGACGGTTCAACTCTGGCAGCGGATGCGCGATCCGGCCAAGATGACGGGCTCTCTGGAGGCGGTCGTCGAGGCCACGGCACGCCTGGACGAGATCCTGACGCGGCTTCTGCATTTCGCCAGAACGGAACATGCGGAACGCCGGCCGCTGCAGGTCAACGACTTGGTGGTCGAGACCTTCCGGTTGTTGGACGCTCACGCTCAGGATCAGCATGTCGTCCTTGAATCCGACCTTGCGCCAACCCTGCCTCCGGTCACCGGCTCCCCGAGTTCCCTGCGCCAGGTGCTGCTGAACCTTGCCACCAACGCGCTTCAGGCGATGCCGAGCGGAGGCACGCTCCGCTGCCGCACCCGCCACGACAAGCCGGCCGGCATGGTCGAGGTCACGATCGCCGATACCGGCTCCGGCGTGTCACAATCGGATCGTCAGCACCTCTTCGAACCGTTTTTTACGACCCGTCCGGAAGGGACCGGATTGGGATTGGCCTTGTGCCGCGAGATCCTCACGCAACACGGGGGACTCATCGAGCTCATGACCCGACAGGAACCAGGCGCGACGTTCCGCATTCTCCTTCCGGTTCGCGAAAGGTAA
- a CDS encoding YbgA family protein — translation MTVNRLRLGISRCLLGEQVRYDGGHKRDRFLTDVLGQYVEWVPVCPEVEAGLSTPREAMRLIGDPKKPQLTTIKSGRNLTRPLALFAERKIEALEQSDLSGYVFKKDSPSCGIERVRIFNQQGMPSRTGIGIFARAFIERFPLIPVEEEGRLCDAPLRENFIERVFCYRRFQDLLQNVVTRQTVVRFHTAHKYLLLSHSQQHYQALGRLVGQAERHRPKDLALKYGELFMKALAVKATMRKHVNVLQHILGHLKDRLGDRDKAELLGVIGDYHRRLTPLIVPLTLVKHYVQKFDVAYIRDQIYLNPHPKELMLRNHV, via the coding sequence ATGACGGTGAATCGGCTTCGTCTCGGCATCAGCCGATGTCTGCTCGGCGAGCAAGTCCGCTACGACGGCGGTCATAAGCGCGACCGTTTCCTGACCGACGTGCTCGGGCAATACGTTGAATGGGTTCCCGTCTGCCCCGAGGTGGAGGCCGGGTTGAGTACGCCGCGGGAAGCCATGCGGCTGATCGGTGATCCGAAAAAACCGCAACTCACTACAATCAAGAGCGGACGGAACCTGACGAGGCCGCTTGCGCTGTTCGCCGAGCGGAAGATCGAGGCGCTGGAGCAATCTGATCTGTCCGGCTACGTATTTAAGAAAGACTCGCCCAGCTGCGGGATCGAGCGGGTCCGCATATTCAACCAGCAGGGCATGCCGAGCCGAACCGGCATCGGGATATTTGCGCGGGCCTTTATCGAACGGTTTCCACTCATCCCTGTTGAGGAAGAAGGTCGGCTCTGCGATGCGCCGCTCAGGGAGAACTTCATCGAGCGCGTGTTTTGTTACCGCCGGTTTCAGGATCTGCTGCAGAACGTCGTCACGAGGCAGACCGTGGTGCGGTTCCACACGGCTCACAAGTATCTGCTCCTCTCCCATAGCCAGCAGCACTACCAGGCCCTCGGTCGGCTGGTCGGTCAAGCGGAACGCCACCGCCCGAAGGATCTGGCCCTGAAGTATGGCGAGCTGTTTATGAAGGCCCTGGCCGTAAAGGCGACGATGCGCAAGCACGTGAACGTATTACAGCACATTCTGGGCCATTTGAAGGACCGATTAGGCGATCGGGACAAGGCGGAGCTGTTAGGCGTGATCGGCGACTACCACCGAAGGCTGACACCGTTAATTGTGCCTCTCACGCTCGTGAAGCACTACGTCCAGAAATTCGACGTCGCGTACATTAGGGATCAGATATATCTCAACCCGCATCCCAAAGAATTAATGCTGCGCAATCACGTGTAG
- a CDS encoding sirohydrochlorin chelatase — protein METGRKGIVLVGHGGIPKDCPQELVAKLKRLEGQRRAAKLPPSQEEIDLDQRIRRWQRTAESDPYQSGLTAVAEALSPQLDGALFAIAYNEFCAPTLEEAVDDLVGKGATQITVLTTMFTPGGSHSEVEIPEILEHLRPRFPGVELRYAWPFDLQLVAKTLAEQLRRWP, from the coding sequence ATGGAGACAGGCAGGAAAGGCATCGTATTGGTCGGTCATGGTGGCATTCCAAAAGACTGCCCACAAGAATTGGTGGCAAAGCTGAAACGGTTAGAGGGACAACGCCGAGCTGCAAAACTTCCGCCGTCGCAGGAAGAAATAGACCTCGACCAGAGAATTCGCCGCTGGCAGCGAACGGCCGAGTCGGATCCTTATCAATCCGGTCTCACAGCCGTCGCCGAGGCTCTTAGCCCTCAGCTTGACGGAGCGTTGTTCGCCATAGCCTATAACGAATTCTGCGCGCCGACGCTGGAGGAAGCCGTGGACGATCTGGTCGGAAAGGGTGCGACGCAGATCACCGTGCTGACGACGATGTTCACGCCAGGCGGGTCGCACTCGGAGGTCGAGATTCCCGAGATTCTCGAGCATTTGCGGCCGCGGTTTCCGGGAGTGGAGTTGCGCTATGCGTGGCCCTTTGACTTGCAGCTCGTGGCAAAGACTCTGGCCGAGCAGCTGCGGCGATGGCCGTGA
- a CDS encoding alpha/beta fold hydrolase gives MAARALVSGLVTPWELLSIHRGNRVSLEAMTPELLDLNLERAVPSVGVPVFFFLGRYDRHVDSASAARYFEVLRAPKHLIWFEDSAHNIPFEEADAFNEAVVEALQSLGIAPQNP, from the coding sequence ATGGCCGCACGCGCCCTCGTCTCGGGCCTCGTGACGCCGTGGGAACTCCTCTCCATCCATCGTGGAAATCGCGTGAGTCTCGAAGCCATGACGCCGGAGCTTCTCGATCTGAACCTGGAACGAGCCGTACCGAGCGTCGGGGTTCCGGTGTTCTTCTTCCTGGGACGGTATGATCGGCATGTCGACTCGGCCAGCGCTGCCCGGTATTTCGAAGTATTGCGTGCGCCCAAACACCTTATCTGGTTCGAGGATTCAGCCCATAATATCCCGTTCGAAGAAGCCGACGCGTTCAACGAAGCGGTCGTGGAGGCGTTGCAGTCACTCGGGATCGCACCTCAAAATCCGTGA